One Aegilops tauschii subsp. strangulata cultivar AL8/78 chromosome 7, Aet v6.0, whole genome shotgun sequence genomic window carries:
- the LOC141026475 gene encoding two-component response regulator ORR24-like, whose translation MAAMGGDQRHMMEGAAEDKIPEGLRVLAVDDDCICLKVLENLLRGCKYHPTTVPDAKTALKILRAGKEVFDLVITDVRMQDMDGFKLLERIRLEMDLPVISTLTAQF comes from the exons ATGGCCGCGATGGGTGGGGACCAAAGGCACATGATGGAGGGTGCGGCGGAGGACAAGATCCCGGAGGGGTTACGAGTCCTCGCCGTGGACGACGACTGCATCTGCCTCAAGGTGCTAGAGAACCTCTTGCGCGGCTGCAAATACCACC CAACGACTGTGCCGGATGCCAAGACGGCGCTGAAGATTCTCAGGGCGGGGAAGGAGGTGTTCGACCTGGTCATCACCGACGTTCGCATGCAGGACATGGACGGCTTCAAGCTCCTCGAGCGCATCCGCCTCGAGATGGATCTGCCCGTCATCAGTACACTCACTGCTCAATTCTAA